The Sinomicrobium kalidii genome contains a region encoding:
- the ilvD gene encoding dihydroxy-acid dehydratase, with the protein MLNTYSKQVTQDPTLPAAQAMLHAIGLSDDDLKKPLIGIASTGYEGNPCNMHLNGLSEYVKKGTEEADLVGLIFNTIGISDGISNGTQGMRYSLPSRDLIADSIETVVQGMSYDGAVTVVGCDKNMPGALMALLRLNRPSVLVYGGTISPGCHKGEKLDIISAFEAWGSKVAGSISEEDYKSIIHKACPGAGACGGMYTANTMASAIEAMGMSLPYNSSIPAVNDGKKEDCIAAGKVLRNLLENDIKPRDIVTRKSLENAFRTVTVLGGSTNAVLHFMAIANAAEVDFTLDDFKRISDNTPLLANLKPSGKYVMEDLHKIGGVPAVLKYMLKEGMLHGDCLTVTGKTLAENLAGLPDLEEGQDILRTLDRPIKETGHIRILYGNLAKEGAVAKITGKEGLNFTGKAKVFNGGDEANTGIKDGKVKKGDVVIIRYEGPKGGPGMPEMLKPTSAIMGAGLGKDVALITDGRFSGGSHGFVVGHVAPEAQEGGNIALVEDGDIITIDAEKNTIDVNLSEEELKERKAKWQQPPLKVKKGILYKYAKTVSSASRGCVTDEF; encoded by the coding sequence ATGTTAAACACGTATAGTAAACAAGTTACCCAAGATCCTACACTACCTGCCGCGCAGGCAATGTTACACGCCATAGGCCTGAGCGATGACGATTTGAAGAAACCGCTGATTGGCATTGCGAGCACAGGTTATGAAGGAAATCCTTGTAACATGCATCTTAACGGTTTATCCGAGTATGTAAAAAAAGGTACGGAAGAAGCCGACCTTGTAGGACTTATTTTTAACACCATCGGAATAAGTGACGGTATCTCCAACGGAACACAGGGAATGCGTTATTCACTTCCTTCCAGGGATCTCATAGCCGACTCTATTGAAACGGTCGTCCAGGGGATGAGTTATGACGGAGCGGTCACCGTGGTAGGATGTGATAAGAACATGCCCGGGGCATTAATGGCGCTGTTACGCCTGAATCGCCCTTCCGTATTGGTTTATGGAGGAACTATTTCCCCCGGATGTCACAAAGGTGAAAAACTCGACATTATTTCTGCTTTCGAAGCCTGGGGGAGTAAGGTTGCCGGAAGCATCAGTGAAGAAGATTACAAAAGTATAATTCATAAAGCATGTCCTGGTGCGGGCGCATGTGGTGGTATGTACACCGCCAATACCATGGCATCTGCAATAGAGGCCATGGGAATGTCATTGCCTTATAATTCCTCTATCCCGGCGGTTAACGACGGTAAAAAGGAAGACTGTATTGCGGCGGGGAAAGTGTTGCGGAACCTGTTGGAGAACGATATTAAACCCAGAGATATAGTAACCCGGAAGTCGCTGGAGAACGCCTTTCGCACAGTAACGGTCCTGGGAGGGTCTACGAATGCCGTACTGCATTTTATGGCCATAGCCAATGCAGCGGAAGTAGATTTTACATTGGACGACTTTAAACGGATAAGTGATAATACACCTTTACTGGCCAACCTGAAGCCCAGCGGAAAGTATGTTATGGAGGACCTGCACAAGATAGGCGGGGTTCCTGCGGTTTTGAAATATATGCTGAAAGAAGGAATGCTTCACGGCGATTGCCTTACTGTAACCGGGAAAACACTGGCCGAAAACCTTGCCGGGCTTCCCGACCTGGAAGAAGGACAGGATATTCTCAGGACGCTGGACCGGCCGATCAAGGAAACGGGGCATATCCGTATTCTTTACGGTAATCTCGCCAAAGAAGGGGCGGTTGCCAAGATCACCGGGAAAGAAGGGTTGAATTTTACCGGTAAGGCTAAGGTGTTTAACGGGGGAGATGAAGCCAATACCGGTATAAAGGACGGCAAAGTGAAGAAAGGAGATGTGGTGATTATCCGCTACGAAGGTCCCAAAGGAGGCCCGGGAATGCCTGAAATGCTCAAACCTACGTCGGCCATTATGGGAGCGGGGCTTGGCAAAGATGTGGCGCTTATCACCGATGGACGGTTTTCCGGAGGGTCTCACGGTTTTGTAGTGGGGCACGTTGCTCCCGAAGCTCAGGAAGGTGGTAATATAGCCCTGGTGGAAGACGGGGATATTATCACGATAGACGCAGAAAAAAATACTATAGATGTCAATCTTTCGGAAGAAGAACTCAAAGAGCGGAAAGCCAAATGGCAACAACCGCCGTTAAAAGTAAAAAAAGGAATATTGTACAAATACGCCAAAACAGTTTCGTCTGCCTCCCGGGGATGTGTTACGGACGAGTTTTAA